The following coding sequences are from one Shewanella eurypsychrophilus window:
- a CDS encoding methyltransferase — translation MQDTSDSIQEPQLAQLTHSEQLKQLDTLLSQSRALWQVKAFDCTRLPWEKQFPCLAEKVWSISDTDIDELDKEQAKLNLELLTALQCDLQSHGIAWQLELLQQVEGVAFDTAQAQLFEPLLSNKLAGHFSAGIKGRKWLQILSFAAQIEPQDYEVLEWCAGKGHLGRLIAKAHSRPVVSLEWQPKLCDAGTEFAHKWNIPQTFICADAFEAHQSKLKPQQQAVALHACGDLHVRLLQLAAKANTQSIAISPCCYHLIQEKHYQPMSAIAIQSDLGLSRHDLQMPLQKSAIAGAKQQEYRLKEIAWRLGFDSLQREVNQRDQYLPIPSIKQSQLNQDFDMFCYWAAEQKSVSLPGGIDFPHYLELGTQRQRLTRRIDLVAHLFRGVLEQWLLLDRVCFLEEQGYRVSLRRFCSETVTPRNFLILAEKITK, via the coding sequence TTGCAAGACACCTCTGACTCTATTCAGGAACCTCAGTTAGCCCAACTGACTCATAGTGAACAGCTCAAACAGCTCGATACGCTCCTAAGTCAAAGCCGTGCGTTATGGCAGGTTAAAGCGTTCGACTGCACTCGATTACCTTGGGAGAAACAGTTTCCTTGTTTGGCGGAAAAGGTTTGGTCGATTTCAGATACTGATATTGATGAATTAGATAAAGAGCAAGCTAAGCTTAACCTTGAATTGTTGACAGCCCTACAGTGTGACTTACAAAGTCATGGGATCGCTTGGCAACTTGAGTTGCTACAACAAGTGGAAGGCGTAGCATTTGACACTGCGCAAGCTCAGCTTTTTGAGCCGCTTTTATCAAATAAACTGGCTGGTCATTTTAGTGCGGGTATTAAGGGACGAAAATGGCTGCAAATTCTCTCGTTTGCAGCTCAAATAGAGCCTCAGGACTACGAAGTCTTGGAATGGTGTGCAGGCAAGGGACACCTAGGCCGGCTCATTGCTAAAGCGCACTCTCGGCCTGTCGTCAGTTTGGAGTGGCAACCAAAGCTATGTGATGCAGGTACTGAGTTTGCGCATAAGTGGAATATTCCACAAACCTTTATTTGTGCTGATGCGTTTGAAGCGCATCAATCTAAATTAAAGCCACAACAACAAGCCGTGGCCCTGCATGCTTGTGGTGATCTGCATGTGCGGTTATTACAACTTGCTGCCAAAGCTAACACTCAGTCCATCGCCATCTCACCCTGTTGTTATCATCTGATACAGGAAAAACACTATCAGCCAATGTCTGCAATAGCGATACAGAGTGACTTAGGTTTATCTAGGCATGATTTGCAAATGCCGCTACAAAAAAGTGCCATCGCAGGGGCTAAACAACAAGAGTACCGCCTTAAAGAGATTGCTTGGCGGTTAGGTTTTGACTCCTTGCAGCGTGAGGTTAATCAAAGGGATCAGTATTTACCTATCCCTTCGATTAAACAGAGTCAGCTTAATCAGGATTTTGACATGTTTTGTTATTGGGCTGCAGAGCAAAAATCAGTCAGCTTACCTGGTGGTATAGATTTTCCCCATTATCTTGAGTTAGGAACGCAACGTCAGAGATTGACCAGGCGGATTGATCTTGTCGCGCACCTATTTCGGGGTGTACTTGAGCAATGGCTATTATTGGACAGAGTGTGTTTCTTGGAAGAGCAGGGATACCGAGTATCACTCCGTCGTTTTTGTTCAGAGACGGTTACACCGAGAAATTTTTTGATTTTGGCGGAAAAAATAACAAAGTAA
- a CDS encoding 3-oxoacyl-ACP synthase III produces MKYSRVFINSLAYELAPEVVSTSELESRLAPLYKKYRIPMGQLAALTGITERRWWPKGHRLSDGALAAAHKAIDETGVKVSDLGAVVYTGVCRDQHEPATACRIAAELGVSKDTAIYDISNACLGVLSGILDIANRIELGQIKAGLVVSCESARHIVDITIDNMLADQTMQNYAQSLATLTGGSGAVAVLLTDGSLPLNTERQHQLLGASHLSAPEHHNLCQWGLQEAGLHLYREFMRTDGVALLKEGVELARHTWTHFLDQRDWVVEQVDKVICHQVGSSNRRQVLNALEIPQEKEFPTYQLLGNMGTVSLPVTAAMAHDQGFLQKGDQVSFLGIGSGLNCMMLGIKW; encoded by the coding sequence ATGAAATATTCCCGAGTATTTATCAATAGCCTGGCATATGAACTGGCACCTGAAGTGGTGTCCACTTCCGAATTAGAATCTCGTTTGGCACCTCTATATAAGAAGTATCGTATCCCTATGGGGCAACTTGCCGCATTAACCGGGATCACCGAGCGTCGTTGGTGGCCAAAAGGTCATAGATTATCAGACGGTGCTCTGGCTGCTGCTCACAAGGCTATTGATGAAACTGGCGTGAAAGTGAGTGATTTAGGCGCCGTGGTTTACACCGGTGTATGCCGAGATCAACACGAGCCAGCAACGGCGTGTCGTATCGCTGCTGAACTTGGGGTGTCGAAAGATACTGCCATCTATGATATCAGTAATGCATGCCTTGGCGTGCTCTCAGGTATCTTAGATATTGCTAACCGCATCGAACTCGGTCAGATTAAAGCTGGCTTGGTGGTTTCATGTGAATCAGCCCGTCATATTGTGGATATAACTATAGATAATATGTTGGCCGATCAAACCATGCAAAACTATGCCCAGTCTCTGGCGACCCTAACAGGTGGCTCTGGAGCAGTAGCAGTCTTGCTTACCGATGGCAGCTTGCCATTGAATACCGAGCGCCAACATCAGCTACTCGGTGCTAGTCACTTATCGGCTCCTGAACATCATAATTTATGTCAATGGGGCCTGCAGGAAGCTGGATTACACCTGTATCGTGAGTTTATGCGCACCGATGGTGTTGCACTGCTCAAAGAGGGCGTAGAACTCGCTCGTCATACCTGGACTCATTTCTTGGATCAGCGTGACTGGGTGGTGGAGCAGGTCGATAAAGTGATTTGCCATCAGGTAGGATCATCTAATCGCCGTCAAGTGCTTAATGCATTGGAAATTCCCCAAGAAAAAGAGTTTCCTACTTATCAATTACTGGGCAATATGGGCACGGTATCTTTGCCTGTCACAGCTGCAATGGCTCATGATCAGGGATTCCTTCAAAAAGGCGACCAAGTGAGCTTCTTAGGCATAGGTAGTGGCCTTAACTGTATGATGCTTGGGATTAAGTGGTAA
- a CDS encoding alpha/beta fold hydrolase yields the protein MLDTLFPFKRNYLDRNGHKLQYVNEGQGEPVVMVHGNPSWSFYYRNVVSALSDNHQCIVPDHIGCGLSDKPDDSGYDYTLKNRIDDLEALLEHLDVKENITLVVHDWGGMIGMGFAARYPERIKKLVILNTGAFHLPKAKPFPWALWICRNTLLGTGLVRGFNAFSSIASYVGVKRKPMSSEIRKAYVAPFNSWANRISTLRFVQDIPLKEGDRNYELVSEIAASLPKFANVPTMICWGLKDFVFDKHFLAQWKVEMPHATVHEFADCGHYILEDASDEVVAHITQFMTEDIPA from the coding sequence ATGTTAGACACTCTGTTTCCCTTCAAGCGAAATTATCTCGACAGAAATGGTCATAAGCTACAGTACGTCAATGAAGGTCAAGGTGAGCCAGTGGTTATGGTTCATGGCAATCCAAGCTGGTCATTCTACTATCGGAATGTGGTTTCCGCGCTAAGCGATAACCATCAATGTATCGTACCGGATCATATCGGCTGTGGATTGTCCGATAAGCCAGATGACAGTGGCTATGACTATACCCTAAAAAATCGCATCGATGACTTAGAAGCTTTGCTTGAGCATCTGGATGTGAAAGAGAACATCACCTTAGTCGTCCATGATTGGGGCGGAATGATTGGTATGGGTTTCGCTGCTCGTTACCCTGAGCGTATTAAGAAGTTAGTCATTCTTAATACAGGGGCTTTTCATCTACCCAAAGCTAAGCCATTTCCTTGGGCACTATGGATCTGTCGTAATACCTTACTGGGTACTGGTCTTGTTCGCGGCTTCAATGCGTTCTCATCAATTGCCTCTTATGTTGGCGTTAAACGTAAGCCAATGTCGAGTGAGATACGTAAAGCCTATGTGGCACCATTTAACTCTTGGGCAAACCGTATATCGACCTTGAGGTTTGTGCAAGATATCCCGTTGAAAGAGGGCGATAGAAACTATGAGTTGGTCTCTGAAATAGCTGCCAGCTTACCAAAGTTTGCTAATGTACCGACGATGATCTGTTGGGGTCTGAAAGACTTCGTATTCGATAAGCATTTCCTTGCCCAGTGGAAAGTTGAGATGCCTCACGCAACTGTGCATGAGTTTGCCGATTGCGGACATTACATTCTTGAAGATGCCAGTGACGAAGTCGTTGCTCATATCACTCAGTTTATGACAGAAGACATACCAGCCTAA
- the oleC gene encoding olefin beta-lactone synthetase, giving the protein MSASLTTSPASNKPASNESHNDLNSDNKNTASANLCRHLNGAAKNSPTELAVAVQTASGSFFSAKTLQYQEISFLELDKQSDRIAHGLGAYGIKRGMKAVLMVTPSVDFFTLTFALFKAGVVPILVDPGMGVKNLKQCFIESEPDAFIGIPKAHLARKLFSWGKSSVTHLVTVGGRSLLGGVTLEEIAEHGSSEAYEMAWLDEDEMAAILFTSGSTGTPKGVVYSHKMFEAQISALRDDYGIKPGERDLATFPLFSLFGPALGMASIIPEMDASKPITANPDYLFAAIEKYQCSNMFVNPALIERLGQAGVQEGGGDEPSQHKLPSIKRVISAGAPATISSIEHFSKMLNDGVEVLNSYGATESLPLSKMGSQALFDTTDITDNGGGICVGDAINGVDIAIIAITEQPITYWSDSLRLEAGQIGEIVVKGPMVSKRYYRRDSATEQAKIQDGEQTRHRMGDLGYLDSEGKLWMCGRKAHRVDASNGKRYYSIPVERIFNTHPQVKRSALVGVEVNGQSGASEIVPLLCLELDKSLSCSLGAGLYAELNAIAEQHSQTLGIKRFLIHPEFPVDIRHNAKIFREKLAVWAQNKHKE; this is encoded by the coding sequence ATGTCAGCCTCTTTAACTACCAGCCCAGCTTCAAATAAGCCTGCTTCCAACGAGAGTCACAACGACCTTAACAGTGACAATAAGAATACAGCCAGCGCTAATCTGTGTCGCCATCTTAATGGTGCTGCTAAAAATAGTCCCACTGAGCTCGCCGTAGCGGTGCAAACCGCTTCTGGTTCATTTTTTTCAGCTAAAACTCTTCAATATCAAGAGATCAGTTTTTTAGAGTTAGATAAACAAAGCGATCGCATAGCCCATGGTTTAGGTGCTTATGGCATAAAGCGTGGCATGAAAGCCGTGTTAATGGTCACGCCGAGTGTGGATTTTTTCACATTAACTTTCGCCCTGTTTAAGGCGGGCGTTGTGCCTATCTTGGTCGATCCCGGTATGGGCGTGAAAAACCTCAAGCAATGTTTCATCGAATCTGAGCCCGATGCCTTTATTGGTATCCCTAAGGCGCATCTGGCTCGTAAGTTATTTAGTTGGGGCAAGAGCTCGGTTACGCATCTGGTGACCGTAGGTGGTCGCAGTTTGCTTGGTGGAGTCACACTCGAAGAGATTGCTGAACATGGCTCATCAGAGGCCTATGAGATGGCCTGGTTAGATGAAGATGAGATGGCCGCTATCTTGTTTACCAGTGGCAGCACGGGCACGCCAAAAGGCGTGGTATATTCGCATAAGATGTTTGAGGCTCAGATCTCAGCGTTAAGAGATGATTATGGTATCAAACCTGGCGAGCGCGACTTAGCAACATTTCCACTGTTTTCACTGTTTGGCCCAGCTTTGGGTATGGCTTCTATTATTCCTGAGATGGATGCCAGCAAGCCGATAACGGCCAATCCTGACTACTTGTTTGCGGCTATCGAGAAGTACCAATGCAGCAATATGTTCGTCAACCCAGCTCTGATTGAGCGCTTGGGCCAAGCGGGCGTGCAAGAAGGGGGAGGCGATGAACCTAGTCAACATAAACTGCCAAGCATCAAGCGTGTCATATCCGCCGGTGCGCCGGCGACAATCTCCTCTATTGAGCATTTTAGTAAGATGCTCAATGATGGTGTAGAAGTACTTAACTCCTACGGCGCTACAGAGTCGCTGCCGCTGAGCAAGATGGGCAGTCAGGCTCTTTTTGACACCACGGACATTACAGATAATGGCGGCGGTATTTGTGTTGGTGATGCCATTAACGGTGTCGATATTGCCATTATTGCTATAACTGAACAGCCAATCACCTATTGGAGTGACTCGCTTAGACTAGAAGCTGGTCAGATAGGTGAGATCGTGGTTAAGGGTCCCATGGTGAGTAAGCGTTATTATCGACGTGATAGCGCCACTGAGCAGGCTAAGATCCAAGACGGTGAACAAACGCGTCACCGAATGGGCGATTTAGGCTATCTCGACAGTGAAGGCAAACTTTGGATGTGTGGCCGTAAGGCACATCGAGTCGATGCCAGCAATGGTAAACGCTATTACTCTATTCCCGTTGAGCGAATATTCAATACTCACCCTCAGGTGAAGCGTTCAGCCTTAGTGGGCGTCGAAGTGAATGGCCAATCGGGAGCCTCTGAAATTGTGCCTCTGCTTTGTTTAGAATTAGACAAGTCGCTTTCATGCTCTCTCGGTGCAGGTCTTTATGCTGAACTGAATGCTATTGCCGAGCAACATAGCCAAACTTTGGGTATCAAACGCTTTCTTATTCATCCAGAATTTCCCGTGGATATTCGTCATAACGCTAAGATATTCCGGGAAAAACTGGCCGTCTGGGCACAGAATAAGCATAAGGAGTAG
- the oleD gene encoding 2-alkyl-3-oxoalkanoate reductase, protein MIDTLEAPVSLKQFHTLEQDALISLKSSANHAFVTGAGGFLGKAICQRLLSAGLKVTGFARGDYPELTALGVTMVRGDIADKTAVLNAMKGCDLVFHVASKAGVWGSKQSYFSPNVDGAANIISACQQLKISKLIYTSTPSVTFAGVDESGIDENAPYADNYLNHYGESKAIAEQMVLEANSQALKTLALRPHLIWGPEDPHLVPRVIERAKAGRLKLVGKEDKLVDTIYVGNAAYAHILAAVNLCSEDASAAGKAYFLSNDEPITMAAMLNKILACADLPEVTKRVPAGLAYAVGVVLESVYGILGKTDEPMMTRFVAKQLSTSHYFDISAAKTDFGYSPIISIDQGMVKLRQYLNS, encoded by the coding sequence ATGATTGATACGCTAGAAGCCCCTGTTTCTCTGAAGCAGTTTCACACGTTAGAGCAAGATGCGCTTATATCGCTTAAATCATCGGCTAATCATGCCTTTGTCACCGGAGCCGGCGGTTTTTTAGGAAAAGCTATCTGCCAACGTTTATTGTCCGCTGGACTTAAGGTGACTGGTTTCGCCCGAGGTGATTATCCAGAATTGACCGCTTTGGGCGTGACTATGGTCAGAGGCGATATTGCCGATAAAACAGCGGTTCTTAATGCCATGAAAGGCTGCGATCTAGTCTTTCATGTGGCCTCTAAAGCGGGTGTTTGGGGGAGTAAGCAGAGTTATTTTTCACCGAACGTGGATGGCGCAGCTAATATCATAAGCGCTTGTCAGCAGCTCAAGATCAGTAAGCTTATCTACACCAGTACACCGAGTGTGACCTTTGCCGGCGTCGATGAATCTGGGATAGACGAGAACGCGCCTTATGCCGATAACTATCTGAATCATTATGGGGAATCTAAGGCCATTGCCGAACAGATGGTGCTAGAGGCTAATAGCCAGGCACTGAAAACGCTGGCTTTGCGCCCGCATCTTATTTGGGGACCTGAAGATCCTCACCTGGTGCCGCGTGTGATTGAGAGAGCGAAGGCTGGACGACTTAAGTTGGTTGGCAAAGAAGATAAGCTGGTGGATACTATTTATGTTGGTAATGCCGCCTACGCCCATATATTAGCAGCAGTTAACTTGTGCAGTGAAGATGCATCGGCTGCAGGTAAGGCTTATTTCCTCAGTAATGACGAGCCTATCACCATGGCTGCCATGTTGAATAAAATTTTAGCCTGTGCTGACTTGCCTGAAGTAACCAAGCGGGTTCCCGCTGGCCTAGCCTACGCCGTCGGTGTCGTGCTCGAGAGCGTTTATGGCATCCTTGGCAAGACAGATGAGCCTATGATGACCCGCTTCGTGGCTAAGCAATTGTCTACCAGTCACTATTTTGATATCTCGGCCGCAAAAACAGATTTCGGATATTCTCCTATTATTAGCATTGACCAAGGAATGGTAAAACTGAGACAGTATTTGAACTCATAA
- a CDS encoding RluA family pseudouridine synthase, with translation MPQTTPNMLESHLTVNNLELDAASLLAAETALSKQQIKQAMNKGAVWLTRGKQTQRLRRAKRALKLGDELHLYYNQDVLDHTVDAAELIFDGGQYSIWYKPYGMLCQGSKWGDHTTINRYAETHLTPDRPAFIIHRLDRAATGLVLIGHSKKTTAALARLFEIRELEKYYQVIVEGQFNSGIQDTLTLETDVDGKTARSHASLLAFDEQKNHSLVQVKIESGRKHQIRIHMASTGHPVVGDRLHGIAKEGEVNLQLTSCYLKFICPMTGEIKEFTLPDRLKPKL, from the coding sequence ATGCCCCAAACTACGCCAAACATGCTCGAATCCCACTTGACCGTTAACAACCTAGAACTCGATGCCGCCTCTTTATTAGCAGCAGAGACTGCACTGTCTAAACAACAGATAAAACAGGCAATGAACAAGGGAGCGGTGTGGTTAACGCGAGGTAAACAGACCCAGAGGCTTCGCCGTGCTAAACGCGCTTTAAAACTTGGCGATGAACTGCATCTGTATTACAACCAGGATGTGTTAGACCACACGGTCGACGCAGCAGAGTTGATATTCGATGGGGGTCAGTACAGTATCTGGTACAAGCCCTATGGCATGTTGTGTCAGGGCTCAAAATGGGGCGATCACACCACCATCAATCGCTATGCTGAAACACATCTCACCCCAGACAGACCCGCATTTATTATTCACAGACTCGACAGAGCCGCGACTGGACTGGTCCTTATCGGCCACAGCAAGAAAACCACTGCAGCCTTGGCGAGATTATTTGAGATAAGAGAGCTTGAAAAATACTATCAGGTGATCGTTGAAGGCCAATTTAATTCAGGTATTCAGGACACACTCACCCTAGAGACTGATGTCGACGGTAAAACGGCTCGATCACACGCCAGCTTATTAGCCTTTGATGAACAGAAGAACCACTCTTTAGTGCAGGTAAAAATCGAATCGGGACGTAAACATCAGATCCGTATCCATATGGCATCGACTGGACACCCAGTTGTGGGAGACAGACTCCATGGCATCGCAAAAGAAGGTGAAGTTAACCTACAACTCACTTCTTGCTACTTAAAATTTATTTGTCCTATGACTGGGGAAATAAAAGAGTTTACGCTTCCCGACAGACTCAAGCCTAAGTTATAA
- a CDS encoding DMT family transporter, with amino-acid sequence MNSYFYLSIAIISEVIATTLLPATLGFTRILPTLGCVIGYASAFYFLSLATLNIPAAVAYAIWCGAGIVLIALVGAMRGNMPNMDTIFGIILIVIGVSLINMNAKPVC; translated from the coding sequence ATGAACAGTTACTTCTATTTAAGTATTGCCATCATCTCAGAAGTCATTGCCACCACTTTACTTCCGGCGACATTGGGCTTTACCCGTATTTTACCCACATTAGGCTGTGTAATAGGCTATGCCAGTGCTTTCTATTTTCTCTCTCTGGCCACACTTAACATTCCTGCGGCGGTTGCTTACGCCATCTGGTGCGGAGCGGGCATAGTGCTAATCGCGTTGGTAGGCGCAATGAGAGGAAATATGCCCAATATGGATACCATTTTCGGCATAATTTTAATCGTCATAGGCGTATCTTTAATCAATATGAATGCCAAACCTGTGTGCTGA
- a CDS encoding phospho-sugar mutase — protein sequence MDTQLKFRVKHWLDNDPDPRTRQELQALIDTGNEAELQQRFSGRLAFGTAGLRGVVKAGPMGMNRLVVQQTSSGLGAYLMQQVSDVATRGVVIGYDGRHDSKQFAHDAAGILTSMGINVYLTCKIAPTPLVAFGVPHLNAAAGIVVTASHNPPQYNGYKVYWGNGAQIIPPHDSGIAACIDKAATQKVRLHTLEEAKASGRLVMLEDDFYQAYRQGIKDAPVLQNHTQPELVSLSYTAMHGVGAEMAETVLADAGVTQVYSVAAQREPDGDFPTVNFPNPEEKGAMDLVIAEAKKHDAMLACANDPDADRFAVAVRTKAGDYQMLTGDQVGVLFGHYLMTHAPETNRLTCTTIVSSSLLSKVAASLDATCLTTLTGFKWLTNVGMAEQTEDNQCLFAYEEALGYMVGSMVWDKDGLSALVAFAQLTAELASQGQTIWDRLEAIYRAHGFHLNAQVSIALKPTTPNIGEHLRKALPKMIAGKQVLSTDDISSGARTFSDGTTESIDLPASDVLIFKLEGGARVIVRPSGTEPKIKCYYEVVEAMNDTDTLQSVQARAQTKMDEFIAAHQASLPQ from the coding sequence ATGGATACACAGTTAAAGTTTAGGGTTAAACATTGGCTAGATAACGATCCAGATCCTCGTACTCGACAGGAACTGCAGGCACTCATAGACACTGGCAACGAAGCGGAGTTACAGCAGAGATTTTCAGGCCGACTCGCATTCGGTACCGCCGGGCTCAGGGGCGTCGTAAAAGCGGGTCCCATGGGAATGAATCGGCTGGTCGTCCAGCAGACCTCATCAGGCCTAGGTGCCTACCTAATGCAGCAGGTTAGCGATGTCGCTACTCGTGGCGTGGTCATAGGATACGATGGCCGTCACGATTCAAAGCAGTTTGCTCATGATGCGGCGGGCATACTCACATCCATGGGAATTAACGTTTATCTGACCTGTAAAATCGCTCCGACGCCTTTAGTGGCGTTTGGGGTGCCCCATCTCAATGCGGCAGCGGGTATTGTGGTGACGGCGAGTCATAATCCACCTCAGTACAATGGTTATAAGGTTTACTGGGGCAACGGGGCGCAGATCATCCCGCCACATGACTCTGGTATTGCGGCGTGTATCGATAAAGCGGCAACACAAAAGGTGCGCTTACATACACTCGAAGAGGCGAAGGCGAGTGGTCGGCTTGTGATGCTCGAAGATGATTTTTATCAAGCGTATCGCCAAGGAATTAAAGATGCACCTGTGTTGCAAAATCATACTCAGCCTGAGCTGGTAAGCCTGTCTTATACGGCAATGCATGGAGTAGGGGCTGAGATGGCCGAAACGGTACTGGCAGATGCTGGCGTGACTCAGGTTTACTCTGTGGCCGCCCAGCGCGAGCCAGATGGTGACTTCCCTACGGTTAATTTCCCTAATCCTGAAGAGAAAGGGGCGATGGATCTCGTGATAGCCGAGGCTAAGAAACATGATGCTATGCTGGCTTGTGCTAACGATCCCGATGCTGACCGTTTTGCGGTTGCAGTTCGAACTAAGGCTGGGGACTACCAGATGTTAACCGGCGATCAAGTAGGGGTATTATTTGGCCATTACTTGATGACTCATGCACCTGAAACTAACCGCCTGACCTGTACTACCATAGTGTCCTCTAGCCTATTATCGAAAGTGGCAGCGAGTCTGGATGCGACCTGCTTGACCACATTAACTGGCTTTAAGTGGCTGACTAATGTTGGCATGGCCGAGCAGACTGAGGATAACCAGTGCTTGTTTGCCTATGAAGAAGCTTTAGGTTATATGGTTGGTTCTATGGTGTGGGATAAAGACGGTCTGTCGGCGTTGGTGGCCTTTGCACAACTGACCGCAGAGCTTGCCAGTCAAGGGCAAACGATTTGGGATCGGTTAGAAGCCATCTATCGAGCTCATGGTTTCCACCTTAATGCTCAGGTAAGTATCGCGCTTAAACCTACAACGCCAAATATCGGCGAGCACCTGCGCAAGGCATTGCCTAAGATGATTGCCGGAAAACAGGTATTGAGCACGGATGATATCAGCAGTGGTGCGAGAACCTTTAGCGATGGCACTACAGAGTCTATCGACCTGCCTGCTAGCGATGTGCTTATTTTTAAGCTAGAGGGCGGGGCGCGGGTGATTGTCAGACCATCGGGTACAGAGCCGAAGATTAAGTGTTATTACGAAGTGGTTGAAGCCATGAATGATACTGACACGCTGCAGAGTGTTCAGGCTAGGGCACAAACAAAGATGGATGAGTTTATTGCTGCTCATCAGGCATCCTTGCCTCAGTGA
- a CDS encoding GNAT family N-acetyltransferase, giving the protein MLEIKTLGSLSEITELKQQYFALSTVPLDGMWHFGFVPMSAHFAFFEESIPVGFCCINGEGYMLQFYLSPRAKCQVTELFTLIAEQKSDVIGEVQGAFVSTAETAYLSLCLDSSSSFKINALMYQQNKQQQVGTFEPLEMALANQQQLSHFVSFAADNIGAPEQWLSGYYANLIQRQELWGYWCEGKLLATGECRLFDEYQVGYAELGMIVAEAERGKGIATRVLNHLINHASKQGLKPICSTESSNIGAQKAISRAGLISENRIIQFEFTKGN; this is encoded by the coding sequence ATGTTAGAAATTAAAACGCTTGGATCCTTAAGCGAGATCACTGAGCTAAAACAGCAATATTTTGCACTTTCAACCGTTCCACTCGATGGAATGTGGCATTTCGGTTTTGTGCCTATGTCTGCCCATTTTGCTTTTTTTGAGGAGAGTATCCCAGTAGGTTTCTGCTGCATCAATGGTGAAGGCTATATGTTGCAGTTTTATCTATCGCCAAGGGCAAAATGCCAAGTGACAGAGTTGTTTACTTTGATTGCGGAGCAAAAAAGTGATGTTATTGGTGAAGTACAGGGTGCATTTGTTAGTACAGCGGAAACAGCTTACCTTTCACTCTGCTTAGATAGCTCATCTTCATTCAAGATTAATGCCTTAATGTACCAGCAGAACAAACAGCAACAGGTTGGGACGTTTGAGCCGTTAGAGATGGCATTGGCAAATCAGCAACAGCTATCTCATTTCGTTAGCTTTGCTGCTGATAATATTGGTGCCCCAGAGCAATGGTTGTCGGGTTACTATGCTAACTTGATCCAACGCCAAGAGTTATGGGGTTACTGGTGTGAGGGCAAGTTATTAGCCACTGGAGAGTGCCGCTTATTTGATGAGTATCAGGTTGGATATGCCGAGCTAGGAATGATCGTCGCTGAAGCTGAGCGTGGTAAAGGTATAGCAACACGTGTGCTCAATCATTTGATAAATCATGCATCAAAACAAGGGTTAAAACCGATCTGTTCGACAGAAAGTAGTAATATTGGCGCTCAAAAAGCCATTTCTCGAGCAGGATTAATTTCTGAAAATCGAATTATCCAGTTTGAATTTACTAAGGGTAATTGA
- a CDS encoding helix-turn-helix domain-containing protein: protein MINWLQVPKSQDVAKYIECYWLIEKLPGAESYQYPKLNPDPAAHLIISPSHQAYHYGMDVGTADGYGSHLLLPHLQTFQLDHSKPFIHLGVKFNIGALYSLGLSAYSHPSLDAIEGVNLASLFSSSEFNQQRLMDIAINDPEACCDQLDALFLPWLDKVKEDQHSALTRKALTVLDSTSISAMGEQLFCSQRTLERSFSRVTGLTLKQCQTMNKLEAMLEYLYQRNADEIDWVDVALKFGFSDQPHLIRHLKKQIGQTPKKYAKDRGLTIDVYGGVN, encoded by the coding sequence ATGATCAATTGGCTTCAGGTGCCCAAGTCCCAAGACGTCGCCAAATATATTGAGTGCTATTGGCTTATTGAGAAACTCCCTGGTGCTGAAAGTTATCAGTATCCCAAGTTAAACCCAGATCCTGCGGCTCACTTAATCATCTCCCCTAGTCATCAAGCTTATCATTATGGTATGGATGTAGGCACAGCTGATGGTTATGGGAGTCATCTGCTGTTACCTCATTTGCAAACTTTTCAGCTCGATCATTCGAAGCCATTTATTCATTTAGGCGTTAAATTCAATATTGGCGCATTGTACTCTCTAGGGTTGTCAGCGTATTCCCATCCAAGCTTAGATGCTATTGAGGGTGTAAATCTTGCTAGCCTATTTAGTTCAAGTGAGTTTAATCAACAGAGGCTGATGGATATCGCTATCAATGATCCTGAAGCTTGTTGCGATCAATTGGATGCTTTATTTTTGCCTTGGCTTGATAAGGTGAAAGAAGATCAACATAGCGCATTGACTCGAAAAGCGCTTACCGTTCTGGACAGCACATCAATATCTGCAATGGGTGAGCAGCTTTTCTGCTCACAAAGAACATTAGAAAGGAGTTTTAGCCGAGTCACTGGATTGACATTGAAACAGTGCCAGACAATGAACAAGTTAGAGGCGATGTTGGAATACCTTTATCAACGCAATGCCGATGAGATCGATTGGGTTGACGTCGCGTTGAAGTTTGGTTTTAGCGATCAGCCTCACCTTATTCGTCACTTGAAAAAGCAGATAGGCCAAACACCGAAAAAGTACGCTAAAGACAGAGGCTTAACCATTGATGTTTACGGTGGTGTTAACTAA